The sequence AAATAATTACGTTGGGTGTGGTAAAGATAAATATAGTGAAATATAAATAATGAGAAACAATATAAAAAGTTGAGCTTGCATTTAGATACAATTTTTCTTACCTCATACTGAAATAAAACAGGAAACAGAAGTTTTTGACAACACGATCCAGCAGCTTTGTATATTATACAATGAGAGCTAGTTCTGAAAACGTTTATTATACAGAACAGCAGTTTCCTACAGAGATACAGCTATTCATTATGCTGAAGAGGATACAATTACTTTTGAAAGTCAGTTACTTATCGCTAACCGACAAGTGAGTGATCAGCCGATCAGTTTGCTATGCTGAAGGTTTTACCTAACACTAAACTCACAAGTTGCCTCAATCACCCACATTGTCTTTAGTGTAAAACTAAACAAAGATCAGGCGAGACAACGGAGCTGTTTGTGTCGTACGCCGGTATTCAAAAAACATGATTGTGATAATTAAATTtccaataacaaaaacaatttttctagTGGAATAAAAGCTTcttgttttatcaaaaatataatatatagtaTTTACAATCCTTTAAAAGCTTTCGCTGCATTCTTCAGTTTCACcatcttcttcttcctcttcatCACATTCTGTTGTAGTATCTTCATTCTAAAACAACACAAATTCGTGTCATCTTCACAGTGTTTTTATACGTTTTCATATCAACACATATACATTCCGACACTGGATGTTCTTACTCCTTTTACTTTCTTAactgaacatttttaaaagctattaaCATTTTATTAACTGCTCGTTTTATAAAATGCACTAATATTTGTTAATGCATGTATTAttaggaaagaaaaaaacaataaatccgACCCccacattttttattcataaaattTTTAAGCATAAAAACTTTGTGGAGGCTCAGTATGTTACTGagatattcttaatttttggcAAATAAAGCCTACAACACTAggttataataaaaaagcaaacaaaaacaaacgtgCAAGAGCCTTGATCTTGAAACTAAACAGTGCTTTCTTACAAACACTTCACGTAACATATATTTAaccagaaaacaacaacaaagtttTACCGTTTTAAATAGAACCGATTCCGTTTTTTTACGAAAGATTCCGTTTTGTATACAACCGATTCCGTTTTGTATACAACCAATTCCGTTTTGTGCACAATCGATTCCGTTTTGTGCACAATCGATTCCGTTTTGTGCACAACCGATTCCGTTTTGTGCACAATCGATTCCGTTTTGTTTACAACCGATTCCGTTTCGTGTACAACTGGTTGAGTTGCAACATTTACTAATATTTACGCACCAGGTTATCAACCCACCAAAATTATTAAGTACAGAAAAACTTATATCTCACTTGTGCGGTCGTCTCTACCACTGTAGCATTAACTTGCGAAACAATCTCGTTTCCATGGAGATCTCGGTTCTTTAAATTACCCAACCAAAAAGCAGCGTCACAGTGATTGTAGACGAGTGTAGCCTGGAAACGAAATTGTTATTTCcaaagttaaaatttatttttatcagcTCAATGCGACGGGGAATGGATTTGCGAGGCTACTACACGATTTAACCAAAGTAGAATAACCTGTTTTAAGTTGCGACATTTACGGCAGGTTGGTACTACAAATGACCATAATCGATGCAAACTTTTACAAACGAAAGTAATATGGACGCCATTAACGTTTTAGATTTCATTACTTCATCTATTTCTTTCTATCCCAAGATAATCAATTTTCGCGATTAGTCTTTTTTAATATACACCACGGGAATGAACCTTCGCGATTATAGGATTTCACTATAAAGAGATGTGCAAGTATTATTTACCTTCACGCGAAACACGAACATTTccaagcatttttttaaacccGGTACGTGCGTTGTCATGGTGATATCTTTGGCAACTTTCGAATGTCCGCAGAGATGTTGTAATGATCTCGTACTCTGTTGCGCACCTTTCAGAATACTGTGTACCAAATCCTAAAGAAAGGTTTCTGTATGTTGAATAGCGCTAATCAAACGCACCATCAAAAACATTGTGGGGCTTTTCAGCAATATCATTCACGACATTCAAAAGTTTGTGATCCATAGCTTTATTCATTTAATGGTGAATTTTTACTTATTAGGATTTTTATAAAATGCCTAGGGTAGTTTTAAGCAATGTCCGTTATCTCACAATCTGGTGGAATATAAATAgcaaaatttcaaacaaaaaatgtaaaatagaataaaatagGCCTGATCAGAAGTCAATCTGACACatcaagcaaacaaacaaacaaacagcaaAGCAACATACTTTATTCGTTCGCAGCGTTTTATCTAATAATGGCATCACAGACCGTAGGAACTGTTCCAAGTACAATCTCGAAcactaaacacaaaaaaataaataaatgggtaaaaaagtttagaaaccAATTATTCTAATTAGAAACAGTCTATGCAAGCATAAGTGTCAGTAAAGTTTATGAGAGTCTTTCATAAAACTTAAATACTATTGCAAACCAGAAAAACACAAGTCAATGGAGAACAGTGGAGTTGATTCATATTAACACAGTTATACCTTTAATGACGTAATAAGCACTTGTCGTGTATCTATTCCCTGTAAGAAGAATGGAGAACTTTTTTTGTCTTCTTACTGTGCAAGTTATAGgtcaaagtaaaaataaaatagaggTTTACAACTCTTTTATAAAGTAATATTATTTTGTCTTAACATTAAAGCGACCGTTTTTTCGTAAGAAACAAATTTTCGGGTTTAATCTGGATATTTCCTAATTTTAtaggactagtcgttagcccgtggaaaatccacgggttcgcccgtcctttttatagcgcattgcgtgcttctcgctattgcgcagctaagctatcattttgcgtgacagacagacgtatacgggtattataatatagatattttttaaagttatggATCCAGACCCCTGTTTTGAAAAGTAAATTAGAACATTACTTCTGGTCTAAAATTAGAATTAAAAACTTGTTGTatgttgataaaaaatttctttatattttttgccaaTGTCATCGATGCAAATAAGACTGGGGAAGAGGTTGCGTAAAAATTCACCCACCTTCACAAACGAATTCAACATTTGGAATAACCGGATTGATGTTTGTACCAATTGCAAACGCTCTTCCACGtcctacaacaacaacaacaacaacaataacaacaacaacaacaacaacaacagcaacaacaacaacaacaacaacaacaacaacaacaacaacaacaacaataacaacaacaacaacaacaacaacaacaacaacagcaacaacaacaacaacaacaacaacaacaacaataacaacaacaacaaaacggtTATATACTTTCGCGGTGTCAATTCACtgtctttgtaaaaattttGCGGGAAAAACTTTTAGCGGATTCAAGTTTCGTATATCTCGCGGGTGAAGTTTACGCGGTTCGTgactttaataaataaaaactatattttgacTAAAAGTTGACGATATGTTAAAGCTTTTCGcgggaataaatttttgcgttttttattttttattattttcgagATTTCGTTGGAATAAACTTTCAGCAGTTGAGTAACTAAGACGTGCATCCGAAGGAAACAAGGTTAAATTACTGCGAAATTTCTGTTCTTAAAGTACAAGATATAACAAGTAACCGAACCAAGTGAACCTTTTAAGAAGCCTTAAGCGGGTTTTCCACTAGGCGGATTATTCCGTGTGGAGCGGAGCGGCCATTGTTGTTCTTGTGAAAATTCCGCCAAAGGCGTTCCGCTACGCGCGGAATTAAAAGTTGAACCGGACTCGACTTTTCCGCCACTGTAAATTCCGCGAGCCAATCAAAATGCTTGATTTCGTGTGttttacataaaatttaaaatagctgAAAGCTGAAAGGAAATAGCGAAGCAGTAGCTGTGAATGCATCATTGTGAACCATTGTGACAAGAAAAAGGGAAATAAGATGTCTTTCGCAGAATCTAGTCAGATTTTGATGTCATGCACGCCAGTAGAGAGTCAAGTTACAGAATTTGACAAAGAATTGTTTATAGAGGAAGTAAGTagagcttagctagctagctagtttattTTTCTAAAGCTAAACTTGGttatctgtttttttgtttgccatAGTCAAATAACTATTTCTAAAACATTTGTAGGTTCGGAAATTTCCATGTCTATGGAACATTTATTCTACTGATTACAAAGAcagaaacatcaaaaataatgcATGGCAAGAATTGGCAAGAATATTTCAAAAAGATTGTAAGTAAACCCCTACTATCTCATAGCTACATATATAtttgctgttgtttttattttcagaaagaaagtaaaatcaCATAATTTTTGGAATCTGATATTAAATATATaccgtgtatatatatatggctttttattatttgtaggCGAATTCCTTCAAAAAcaactaaaatatttaaaagacaaCCTGAAAAAATGTCTCGACAGAAGAACAAGGATGACAATATCAGGTGCAGCTGCTTCGTCGTTACCAAAATGTAACTATTTTGAACAGATGTCCTTTCTTTATGAAAGAGCACCTATGAACTTCCCAACTGAAAGCAATGTACGGATACAGAGTAAAGAAAATACAGAACAAACGTGTTCAAAGGAAAGCGTTGATCAACCCCCTGATGTAGATTTGTTCACACCACCACAATCTCCTATGATTTTGAACAAAATTACGGACAGTGGCAGCGCTACTGTCACGGCAAAGCGGGAGAAAAGAAAACGTAGTGAGAATGCAGAAGGAAATAGAATTTTGAAAGAGTTGGATGCAATAGAGAAAGAATTAAAAGCTGGTGATAAAGAGGAATGTGAAGATAGTCTTTTTTGCCGTAGCCTAGTGCCCACTTTAAGAAAATTATCTGCCAAGAAgaacaaaatggcaaaaattaagattTCGCAGCTGTTGTTTGAAATTGAGTTTGATGAGGCATGTGAATAAAACTAATTTtctctttaacattttttacataacataacattttttacagtatttGTATGGATGTACATTTTCTATACATGTTGACATAAATTATTCAGTTTTTATTTTGTCCTGTACTATTGACAATATCCCACTGCCATTCTACTGCTCCTTCATTGTTGAAATAGTATTTAAATTCATCCCGAATTAAGGCTGCCTGTTTTGAATAATTGTTTGAACTACAATTTGTTAAGTCCTGAATACCACTGATACTTTCAGAGTCTTTTCTCCATTCACCTGGaataatattgttttggcttccTCTATCAACATAGTTTTCTGGGCAGTAATTATAAGTATCATTTGCATTGGAAACAGTCATTAAGTAGTTGTGTAATGCCACCACTGCTTTAGTTATTAATACAACTTTGTCGACTTTACTTATGATGGGTCGGCGAAGAATTCGAAAGCGGCTTGCAGCAATCCCAAATACATTTTCTACTACTCGCCGCGCTCTTGAGAGCCTATAGTTGAATACTCGCTTTTCTTTTGCCAAGTTTTGAAGTGGGTACGGTTTCATCATGTGAGGTTTCAGCCCAAAAGCATCATCACCTATGAAAGTAAAAGGCAACACACGATTTGACTGTGGTAGTTTTGATGCTTTTGGAATATTAAGTAGATTATTCTCAATGCTATAGCCAAGATTGCTGTTCCCATACACACTACCATCACTTTGTCTTCCTGTATCTCCAATATCTACCATTAGAAATTTATAAAGTGCACTGCACACTGCCATAAGCACAATACtgtgttgctttttataattaAAGAATGCTGAACCTGATCTTGCTGGGGCCTGCATCACAACATGCTTTCCATCGATTGCCCCTAAGCAATTTGGAAAGttccattttttataaaattcctGAGCTACATGTTGCCATTCTTCTGGGGAGTTTGGAGGTTTAAGATAGTTTTTGTCAGACAGAGCATCCCATATGGCCCTACATGTTTCGGGGATAATCCTTCCTACAACAGTTGGGCTCATTCGAAAGTTTGAGGCAATAGTCACTTGTGCATCTCCAGTAACTAAGTATCTCATAGTAACACATAATCTTTCACTTGGTTTGATCGATtctcgcattcttgtttctttctTTACAACAAGGGGAGCTACCCAAGACAGTAACGTTTCCAAATCAGAAGGAGACATACGAAAGTATTGGAAAAACAGTTGATGATCATATAGCTTCAAATCCTGTATCAGTAAATGAAACTCCCCCTTCTGCTTTCGTTCTTGGTAAATTTGGCGTATCCagaatctttttttatattttctattatttttttcattttctaatgCCAACAATTTCAatagtttaacttttttaagaaGAACTAATCGGCGACTGAACTTCATGGTGTTGTTTGCATAATGGCGCCGTGCTTAGTGGAAAAATAAAATGCGTTCTGCGGGACGGAAAATATCCTCTGCGCTGAACGCTCCGCACGGAATAATCCGCCTAGTGGAAAACCGGCTTTAAGCAACTGTGAAGTGAAGATAAATAGACCTTCGAATTTCACACTGCTTTggttaacttttacaaaatgcgttaattgtactgattttcgAGCTTTTCGTTGATTTCAACTAAAATATTACACATGCAATATTTTAAAGGGAACTTCGCCTTTACAAAATGcgttaattgtactgattttcgAGCTTTTCGTTGATTTCGACTAAAATATTACACATGCAATATTTTAAAGGTAACTTCGCCTTTACAAAATGCggtaattgtactgattttcgAGCTTTTCGTTGATTTCGGCTAAAATATTACACATGCAATATTTTAAAGGTAACTTCGCCTTTACAAAATGcgttaattgcactgattttcgAGCTTTTCGTTGATTTCGGCTAAAATATTACACATGCAATATTTTAAAGGTAACTTCGCCTTTACAAAATGCggtaattgtactgattttcgAGCTTTTCGTTGATTTAGGCTAAAATATTACACATGCAATATTTTAAAGGTAACTTCGCCTTTACAAAATGCGTCAATTGTACTGATTTTCGAGCTTTTCGTTGATTTCGACTAAAATATTACACATGCAATATTTTAAAGGTAACTTCGCCTTTACAAAATGcgttaattgtactgattttcgAGCTTTTCGTTGATTTAGGCTAAAATATTACACATGCAATATTTTAAAGGTAACTTCGCCTTTACAAAATGCGTCAATTGTACTGATTTTCGAGCTTTTCGTTGATTTCGACTAAAATATTACACATGCAATATTTTAAAGGTAACTTCGCCTTTACAAAATGCGTTAAATGTACTGATTTTCGAGCTTTTCGTTGATTTCGGCTAAATTCTCGAAATTATGTACCCgcaaaaaatattcttcaagACAATTTTCGCGAAAAGTTATACCTGGCGAAAGAAATCAAAGAAATGTAATTTGAGAAATCTCTGAAAAAAGAAGAGAGTACAATTTCATTCATAAAACGTTCCACTAAAAACCTACTTGTGGCAACTTTCCAAATAATATGTAATAAAGGAAACATTCATTCGCTAAAATTTATACTTGTGAAATATATGTTGTATAAGCCGTGAGATTATCTACGCGAGCAAATTAGGTACTGTTTCTGTATTGTTTCGAATAAGGAACATTGTCACAAAATTGAATTAGTCGTATAATAAAACTTTGACTGAATACTTTTGATTAGAAAATAAATACAGTTTACCTCCTCAGTGTCAGTGTTTTGTATCTTAAAATGAACGTCGTTTTTTGTAAACGAAATAAGTTCCTCAAAGAAGCTTCGATAAAATGAACAAAACGAGGACCTGAAGAACAAAACATGTAATATTATGTATCAGACATTCTTTATTTGCTCTTTTTCatgtttcacaaaaaacaaaaaaaaaaagaaaaaaaaggaaaattcaaAATCCCTGTTTCAATCGAGGCACATTTTCATAGCTAATGTATAAAAACTGTTAGCAAAAATTTAATCAACCCAACGTCATTATTTTCATGCGAATCGTCTAAATGACAATCTTGAAGTTAACGAAGTATTATTTTTAGGCAACCTGCTTAACAAACTCTAACACATTTCCCTTAGCAACCTTTCCAGTTATAATGTGAAAAAAGTCTGCTCAGAAGAAATACATAGTAGCGCTTAAACAGCTCGTTTTATTATGTATGTTGTCTTATTATTgttggtaaaaaataaaaataaaaaataaaaaagtgaccaATTTATTGACTAAGACACTATAGTGATCCTCTTCCCAACCCAAGACTCTAAAAATGAGGTTGCttgacaaaaatgaaaaacagatGTTTTAGCTTGCTACAACATCTGTGTTTTTCTATATAGAAATAATGTATAACAGGACCAACTTTTTCTGACAAATCATATTTTACCAGTTAatctaatatttttcttatgtgTACCAGCAGCTAATTACATGGTCACGTGATGACTCTAAAAAAGCGCTGACATTACATTCTACCTAGTAATTTATAATATTCTTTGCTTTTGTGAAAATTTAATCTTTTCAACTTTAAATTAAACCCAAAGAACTTTGGCTTTCCAGATTGACTGCTTAGTCAATGAAGCGCTTCTTAAAATCTCATTTTTAGCACAGCTTTTTAACACTATACTATTAAACTATACTATTTAAGATGTTTACCTTGTTAAACATGGATATTCGGTAGTTCCATCAGCAGTCTTATTGTTAATCAGTTCGGTAACAGGACCTTTACAATACTCTTCAATTAATTTCAATGGTTCTTCAGATATGCTAATGTATGTCCTGAATGaagaataaatttatttaacaacGTTTTTTAATGTGAATAACTGGGTTAAGTGTGATGACAGCCATTGAATCATTAGACTTGCATAGATTCCATCACCTACTGCAACGCATTCTAAACGCAGCATTGCTGTCCGTTCGGACTTTGTCTATTTACGGCAAAGTTACTGCAACCCTCTTGCGGAGACTTGCAACAAAATACAGTCTGATGGAAAAAAACGAATATCTGCTACTGGATTGGATTGGACAGAAATATTAGgagaaacagttttttttatcatttaatgGACAAACGCGTTAAACAGTCAATACTCTGCAGCCGGCAGGTTGCAAGGTCGCTACTTTAACTCACACTTAAGCCAGGCAGATAGCAAGTAAAATTTTCTAGTTGCATTCTCTAACATGCCCACATATCGAACTAATCCACGTCGGGGCCAAAAAGGTCGCAAAATTCGTTGAAAATGGTCATGTCGGCCTCTAAGAGTTTCACCTTAACCAAACGACACACGATTATAAGTCTTGGGTccaatttaaacatttaaaagttcaaaatgcgTGAACCTGGTATAGAATTAGCTCATTGTGGCGAACTAGCTGTCTTTTGACAATAGATTTGGACCAAGATTTTGGGATTGAATCTTCAAGCACGGCAAACTCTAAATAACTATGGTTTAAACACAAAACGCTGCCAGCATTTACAATGTACAATAATGGCTTGATGGTATACCATGGCACCACAATAAAGTGGATAATGGCGTTTCTCTTAAGTTGGCATTGAGATTTTTTAAGCTTAAGTAAATCAGACATATTTGGTGAAAGAAAAAACCAACCAATcacttttttcaacaattttataGATAATATTTGGTACTAGTTGatggcccgtggataaatccacggattCGCTCGTTCTTTATATACCGCAATTTCGTGTGTCCCGCTACTTAAAGTACTATTttacgcagagacagacagaatatggctattattataagagactagtcagtagcccgtggaaatatccacgggttcgcccgttctttaaatttacccgtggcaacaaaaagtggacaaaaatatatcgcatttgatattcgtgtttacgTAGCACGATTTTCCAAcacagcggggggtccgcgcagagacagacagacgatggcaattattaaagagataatctTACAAAACTTTAGGTAATGTAATGCATATTTTGTTATTGAGTTGCACATTTTTTGCTTCCCATCAAATAAAGATAATTTTATGTTACTTATGTCTTGGTCTACACAAACGCACAAATAACTTATACCtatataatacctgtatacgtttGTCTGTCGGCATAAAACAACGGGCGAACCCGTCGATTTTTGCATGGGCCATGGACTATTATTTAATAGTGTACCAATTCATTAAAATCTCTTCTAAACAAACGCACTAGCGAAAAACTTCGGGAAAACTACGACTGACCCACCGATTGAGTTAATTCGCCATTTCCATGCACCCTAATGGTTTATCTCAttctaaacaacaacaaaaacttgaaaaataaaaaataaatttaaaataaaaaattctaccTGATTAAGAAGGCATAATGCTCATTAAACTGTCCTCCTTTATCTTTTTCTCCGTTCTCACCTATCCATGTGTTCTTGAGGTATGTTTTAAGAAGTCTTCCTGGTTCACATGgaagataaaatattttttaatacagaCTAGCAGCTAGCGCATTCTCTGTATTCCTTACTTGGTCTAAACATCTTTTTCAAAGAGCACTGGTTGTTtggccattttaaaaaaatattatatccaGGGTTGTAGCTTTAAAATCATTACGAAAATCCTTCCTTGTAATAAAAACTTACTCATTTCCTCATGGTGTGTGCGTTTCTCGTCTGACCAATGCGCAAGCGCGAGTAACAATTTGATGGTGAGAGTTGCTATGGTAATAGGTGCCATAGCAATGGAGCAATTAAAGTACTTTAAAACATGTCTAAAAACACATAAACATGGTATTAGACACCAAGCAAAAGTGACGAACCTTCGTCCTGCATAAATATTTGCGgaataacccttttttagcaTAAATACATTACACACATTATCTTTAGAATTTTGCAGATATACAGAAGCACAtacaacaaaaaacaagaagcaTTTCCTTCACTGGAAGGAATACATTGGTTTTGCAGAAAACATTCATTTATGCAACACACATACTGGAAACAATACCTGATTCGGTATTGTTCTCTTAAACTGTTATTATAGGCTTATTAGTGGCCGCATGGGACGATGGTATTGATAGATACCCCATCCTTTGCTTCGATTTGATAGTCTTATGCCCATATTGTTGTTTAAATTGTTCAGTTATCTTTTATAAGGTTTATTTTAGAATAATGCTCTTCtgctatttttaacaaaaaatacgaCACGAGTATGTCAAATTTATGACTTCGAAATGAAGCCAGTCAATTATCcgtgatttattttttctttcacaCGACCTACCTAACCATTTCAGGAAGCGTGCATGGCTGTACCACTTGCACTAAATTTTTCACCAAAGCAGAGAGGAAGCAAGTAAGTAACTTTTTATCGCGTCGAAAACCGtccctaaaataaaaaatcgtgttTGTGACATGAAGTCTTATTTTCGTGTATAGCAACGCGTAAATAACACGACAGTAAGAtacattataacaaaaaaaaatttgatttagaACGTCTAGGAGTATGTAccaatataaaaagtttaatttctcTTTTCTCTGACGACCTCCATTTTGAATTTTGAGCAAAGAAGATACAAATTTTGCAgtagcaatatttttaaatcccGACAGAGTCAAAGCATATGGCAACACACATACCAGTTCAGTGTGACGACGATAATTTGCAACAGACGTTGATACATAAGAAAGAATTCCGTGCTTTCAACCGACTGTCGGATGTCACAATCTACAATTCCGTCATTCTCTTCATCTATATCCTACAcaagattttttaacaaaaaaaatgaaaatacgcCAACCTACATTAAGCCTcgctttattttgcagaatatatttttgcaaatgactaaattttctcaaattcgcaaaattaattGAAAATCAGTATTTTAACATAGCTTTCAGAAATAAATGTATTTTGAAATAAGCAACGAAGAACTAAATACCTAGGGCCTTAGGTCCTAAAAGAAATCGAAGTTCAAAGGATAAAAAAATCTGCGGTAGGAATATTTGCAgaaccaaaaaataaaatatttgcatGATAATTTTTCGCGGAtgactgtttttaaaaatttttgcagaACTTAATTTTGCGGAAAAATAAGTCTGCAAAAAATAATCCGCGAAAAACGTTTTGCAAAACCGCCAATAATAAATGTTTAGTAGGAAAATTGTGCTCATAAACAATTTAGCAGAAAAGCTTTTGATTTAAATTACGTTGGTGTGCTAAAGTAGCCTAACCCTAACCGACCAAGAAACGGAGGTATAATAGAAGCTCCTACCTCAATGCTAGATCTCCACATACAAACTATAACCTTATTCCAGAAAACTAACTAAGCACAAAATTACGATCACGAAATTAACGCGAATGCCTATAACAACTTTTATTTAA is a genomic window of Hydractinia symbiolongicarpus strain clone_291-10 chromosome 14, HSymV2.1, whole genome shotgun sequence containing:
- the LOC130625025 gene encoding uncharacterized protein LOC130625025, which encodes MSFAESSQILMSCTPVESQVTEFDKELFIEEVRKFPCLWNIYSTDYKDRNIKNNAWQELARIFQKDCEFLQKQLKYLKDNLKKCLDRRTRMTISGAAASSLPKCNYFEQMSFLYERAPMNFPTESNVRIQSKENTEQTCSKESVDQPPDVDLFTPPQSPMILNKITDSGSATVTAKREKRKRSENAEGNRILKELDAIEKELKAGDKEECEDSLFCRSLVPTLRKLSAKKNKMAKIKISQLLFEIEFDEACE